One part of the Nymphaea colorata isolate Beijing-Zhang1983 chromosome 8, ASM883128v2, whole genome shotgun sequence genome encodes these proteins:
- the LOC116258879 gene encoding protein RRP6-like 1, with protein sequence MEENSDADKAAAMQNLVAGKLAASVSRLSGSSRTLPHGRDFHFYRNFQEFRNPIKELSETSTALLREIGASPLLWGGHPPASAFPSDPDDAYDWLVDVHDDVLERLAMSLDEFWRMKKNMGGMEREEFEGGFQTVYGKKKKKKEADTAGYLASGGDLEANKTKAPGGRTRMPFHVPSIPRSQDEFHIWVDNSNEPFNHVWLEKSEDGSRYIHPLEKYSPQDFVDRDVQAIKPILPLPLADTPFTLVEDVRLLKALAAKLHDASEFAVDLEHNQYRTFQGLTCLMQISTRSEDFVVDTLKLRDHIGPHLRDAFSDPSKRKVMHGADRDVLWLQRDFSIYVCNLFDTQQASRLLQLERNSLEHLLGHFCEVTANKEYQTADWRLRPLPDEMIKYAREDTHYLLYIYDLMRVRLTSTSNVGENKNDLLEVYIRSYDICMQLYEKELLTDASYLHIYGVQDADLDAKQLAVVSGLYEWRDKVARAEDESTGYVLPNKILLEIAREMPVTSRTLRRIIKSKHTLVEHNLGAVVQVIKSSMENAAAFESASEQLKNGRMEIVRQLNEETGVSNPESLDAPQDPTNLSLQTIRKGEPFSGQYSSEDRLPSDSKGLVSSFVATRDAGGINQVASQSPPEKVSNLHSGRLNESTESLPLLKHIDVASIPVLKKPSRSFGALLGNPLSKRKLGDDSKVHPAGQAHSVVEQIKSSVVLPFHKFAGENERITSAPESSMDEVEASPLHVEEPKIDNLADIIPLENSPELSSENSLADKETKHRGWFPPCMGKTESGRGKDEQIETADVSMSDLSSSFRKCFQSVTPEKLPNSQDERSPSASDDGLKFKPFDYAAARQRMQLINNNDAPSSEDKECRNGVKDFGNSKNKASQHVRRLAGEDGKRDNRAPRRRQAFPASGNRSATFR encoded by the exons ATGGAGGAGAATTCCGACGCCGACAAAGCCGCCGCCATGCAGAATCTCGTTGCCGGCAAGCTCGCGGCGTCGGTGTCGCGCCTCTCCGGCTCATCCCGGACACTCCCTCATGGCCGCGACTTCCATTTCTATCGAAACTTCCAAGAGTTCAGGAACCCCATCAAGGAGCTGTCAGAGACGTCGACGGCCCTTCTCAGGGAGATTGGCGCGTCTCCGCTTCTCTGGGGCGGCCATCCCCCGGCCTCGGCCTTCCCGTCGGACCCAGACGACGCTTATGACTGGCTCGTCGACGTCCATGATGATGTCTTGGAGCGGCTTGCAATGTCTCTTGACGAGTTCtggaggatgaagaagaataTGGGAGGGATGGAGAGGGAGGAGTTCGAGGGAGGTTTTCAGACTGTTtatgggaagaagaagaagaagaaggaagctgACACGGCGGGGTATTTGGCTTCCGGTGGCGACTTGGAGGCGAATAAGACGAAGGCGCCTGGAGGCCGTACACGTATGCCGTTCCATGTCCCCAGTATTCCGCGATCGCAAGATGAATTCCATATCTGGGTTGATAATTCGAACGAGCCGTTCAATCATGTATGGTTGGAGAAGAGCGAGGATGGGTCGAGATACATACATCCCTTG GAAAAATACTCTCCACAGGACTTTGTTGATAGAGATGTTCAAGCCATCAAGCCAATATTGCCACTTCCTTTGGCGGATACACCATTTACACTGGTTGAGGATGTTCGTCTTTTGAAAGCTTTGGCTGCCAAGTTGCACGATGCCAGTGAGTTTGCT GTTGATTTGGAACACAATCAGTACCGGACATTTCAAGGGCTTACTTGCTTGATGCAAATATCCACAAGATCAGAGGACTTTGTGGTTGATACTTTGAAGCTGCGTGATCATATTGGTCCTCATCTAAGGGATGCTTTTTCTGATCCTTCCAAGAGGAAG gTCATGCATGGAGCTGATCGAGATGTTTTATGGCTTCAAAGGGACTTCAGTATATACGTTTGCAATCTGTTTGACACTCAACAG GCATCACGTCTTTTGCAACTGGAGAGAAACAGTTTAGAGCATCTCCTGGGTCACTTCTGTGAAGTGACTGCCAACAAAGA ATATCAGACTGCGGATTGGCGATTGAGGCCTTTGCCTGACGAGATGATCAA ATATGCCAGGGAAGACACACATTATCTATTATACATATATGACTTGATGCGAGTGAGGTTGACATCCACTAGCAATGTTGGTGAAAATAAGAATGATTTATTGGAA GTTTACATCCGCAGCTATGACATATGCATGCAACTATATGAAAAGGAGCTCCTGACAGATGCGTCATATCTTCATATATATGG GGTGCAAGATGCCGATCTTGATGCAAAGCAGCTTGCAGTAGTTTCG GGACTCTATGAATGGAGAGATAAGGTTGCCCGTGCAGAGGATGAGAGTACAGGCTATGtattgccaaataaaattttgcttgAAATCG CCAGGGAAATGCCCGTCACTTCTAGGACTCTGCGAAGAATAATTAAATCAAAGCATACACTTGTTGAACATAATCTTGGTGCTGTTGTTCAAGTGATCAAGAGTTCAATGGAAAATGCAGCTGCTTTTGAAAGTGCTTCTGAACAATTGAAAAATGGGCGCATGGAAATT GTACGCCAGTTAAATGAGGAGACAGGAGTATCCAACCCTGAATCATTAGATGCTCCCCAGGACCCTACAAATTTATCTCTTCAAACAATACGTAAAG GTGAACCATTTTCTGGGCAATACTCGTCGGAAGATAGATTACCTTCTGATTCAAAGGGGCTTGTATCCTCATTTGTGGCAACTCGTGATGCTGGGGGAATTAATCAGGTTGCGAGCCAGAGTCCACCTGAGAAGGTATCAAATTTGCATTCAGGGAGGTTGAATGAGAGCACGGAGTCATTGCCACTGCTCAAGCAC ATCGATGTGGCTTCCATTCCTGTGCTAAAGAAACCAAGCCGGTCTTTTGGAGCATTGTTAGGAAACCCattatcaaaaagaaaattgggaGATGATTCGAAAGTACATCCTGCAGGGCAG GCGCATTCTGTGGTAGAACAAATCAAATCTTCTGTGGTCCTTCCATTCCACAAGTTCGCTGGTGAAAATGAACGCATTACTTCTGCACCGGAGAGCAGCATGGATGAGGTTGAAGCTTCACCTCTTCACGTTGAAGAACCCAAAATCGACAACTTGGCAGATATTATACCATTGGAAAATTCTCCAGAATTGTCATCCGAAAATTCATTGGCGGATAAAGAGACTAAACACAGGGGATGGTTTCCACCCTGCATGGGGAAGACAGAGAGTGGACGTGGCAAAGATGAACAGATTGAAACAGCAGATGTTTCCATGTCAGATTTGTCCTCTAGTTTCAGAAAGTGCTTTCAATCTGTCACTCCAGAAAAACTTCCCAACAGCCAAGATGAGCGCTCACCATCTGCAAGTGATGACGGCTTAAAGTTTAAGCCTTTTGACTATGCTGCAGCGAGGCAACGGATGCAGCTTATCAATAATAACGATGCTCCCAGTTCCGAGGATAAAGAATGCAGAAATGGGGTCAAGGATTTCGGGAACTCTAAAAACAAGGCCAGCCAGCATGTGCGTCGACTAGCCGGAGAAGATGGAAAGAGGGATAATCGAGCACCAAGACGTAGGCAAGCTTTTCCGGCTTCGGGTAATCGGAGTGCGACATTTAGGTAG
- the LOC116258291 gene encoding pentatricopeptide repeat-containing protein At3g24000, mitochondrial-like: MKLPQSVRALSPLSPPAPLPSLCSCLPSYNVLQSHGFPSPVDYDGFYDSASTPVSSQKPRKPLIAISKQNRDLHPIPRENPDLLDWMLKRCVNSKDLVGGTIVHAACIKTGCTNVFFCNSLISMYAKCGGLQSAHRMFDGIPERNVVSWNTVISAYVEAGQAAESIELFNRMQQDDGLVPDQFTFGNILRGCTSFRNLDIGMQTHGMAIKSGVESNVFIASTLVDMYFKCQSIEDSWRVFCQTPIKNAVTWTSMITGFIQHGHKECALALFREMLDAGVEPVKFTFSTLVKVFDEPVMLKQARQAHGCMVKLGIEIDVLLWSDMITMYRKCESMEDVVKLSSRLRNKDLISWTALLVAYSQNGYRKDSLDIFREMIEDSTSIDRFALAAAIGACTGSEATELGRQLHAYAMRTGQMSDVSVGNAMITLYSKSGQICKAENLFFQMPCQDIISWTSLLTCYAQNGHGEEALLLFRDMLRKGLKPAMFCISSAVKACSSIASYSLGKQLHLSAVKSGFITEISVGNALVTMYAKCGSIYDAWRAFSYMPYKDIISWNAIIAGFSQHGFANEVLDLFHEMQQVGLPPDDFTFLSILVACSHSGLLAEGLSCFELMRDTYELEAKMEHYASMVDMFGRAGKLGHAMKFIKTMPYEPDLSVWEALLSSCKFHKNVELGKFAAEKMIYLKPEDPSAYVLLSSIHAELGMWDHKARLLRMMKDRGVKKEPSRSWVEDKGKIHVFSVEDKSHPQTHELYMKLEELKMKMIEAGYTPDINCVLHDIEQEQREYSVFHHSEKLAVAFALINIPEGSPIRIMKNLRVCRDCHTAMKLISHIENRQIILRDANRFHHFVDGACSCHDYW, from the coding sequence ATGAAACTTCCGCAGTCTGTGCGTGCGCTATCGCCATTATCACCACCAGCACCATTACCTTCACTGTGTTCGTGCCTACCTTCCTATAATGTCCTTCAATCCCATGGGTTCCCCTCCCCAGTGGATTACGATGGTTTTTACGACTCGGCCTCTACACCAGTCTCCTCTCAGAAACCACGGAAGCCATTGATTGCTATCTCAAAGCAGAACCGAGACCTGCATCCAATCCCAAGAGAGAACCCAGATTTACTTGATTGGATGCTAAAGCGTTGTGTGAATTCAAAAGATTTGGTTGGTGGGACGATCGTGCATGCTGCCTGCATTAAAACGGGATGCACCAATGTCTTCTTCTGCAATAGTTTGATCAGCATGTATGCCAAATGTGGAGGCCTCCAGTCTGCACACCGAATGTTTGACGGAATTCCTGAAAGAAACGTCGTGTCATGGAACACCGTAATATCTGCCTATGTTGAAGCCGGACAGGCGGCAGAGTCCATCGAGCTCTTCAATCGGATGCAGCAAGATGACGGCCTTGTCCCTGACCAGTTCACTTTTGGAAATATACTCAGAGGGTGCACTAGTTTCCGTAACCTGGACATTGGAATGCAAACTCATGGCATGGCTATCAAATCAGGTGTTGAGTCCAACGTTTTCATAGCAAGCACACTCGTCGACATGTATTTTAAATGCCAAAGCATCGAAGACTCGTGGAGAGTCTTCTGTCAAACACCTATTAAAAACGCAGTTACTTGGACTTCCATGATCACAGGCTTTATCCAGCACGGACATAAAGAATGTGCTCTTGCTCTGTTCAGAGAGATGCTTGATGCGGGGGTTGAGCCTGTGAAATTCACGTTTTCTACTCTTGTGAAAGTTTTTGATGAACCCGTAATGTTAAAGCAGGCAAGGCAGGCTCATGGTTGCATGGTGAAGCTCGGAATTGAAATTGATGTTCTTCTATGGAGCGACATGATTACAATGTATCGCAAGTGTGAATCAATGGAAGATGTGGTGAAGCTTTCTTCAAGGCTGAGGAATAAGGATTTAATCTCATGGACCGCATTATTGGTGGCATATTCTCAAAATGGATACCGCAAAGACTCGTTGGATATTTTTCGGGAAATGATCGAGGACAGTACAAGTATCGACAGATTTGCACTTGCTGCAGCAATTGGGGCATGTACTggttcagaagcaactgaattAGGAAGGCAGCTCCATGCTTATGCCATGAGGACGGGTCAGATGTCAGATGTATCTGTTGGAAATGCCATGATTACTTTATATTCTAAATCGGGACAGATTTGCAAGGCAGAAAATTTATTCTTTCAGATGCCTTGTCAAGACATCATCTCATGGACGTCGTTACTCACTTGTTATGCACAGAATGGCCATGGAGAAGAAGCACTGCTATTGTTTCGAGACATGCTACGGAAAGGATTGAAACCAGCCATGTTTTGTATAAGCAGTGCCGTTAAAGCCTGCTCATCGATTGCATCCTATTCTCTAGGTAAGCAGCTTCACTTAAGTGCTGTTAAATCAGGTTTTATTACAGAGATATCAGTGGGAAATGCTCTTGTTACtatgtatgcaaaatgtggaaGCATATATGATGCATGGAGGGCTTTCAGTTACATGCCATACAAGGACATCATTTCGTGGAATGCAATAATAGCTGGTTTTTCACAGCATGGATTTGCCAATGAAGTTCTCGATCTGTTTCACGAGATGCAACAAGTAGGTCTTCCACCTGATGATTTCACCTTCCTCAGCATTCTTGTGGCTTGCAGCCATTCTGGTTTACTTGCTGAGGGTCTTTCATGTTTCGAGTTAATGAGGGACACCTATGAACTTGAGGCCAAGATGGAGCATTACGCAAGTATGGTTGATATGTTCGGCCGAGCTGGTAAACTAGGCCATGCAATGAAATTTATTAAAACAATGCCGTATGAGCCTGACTTGTCAGTATGGGAAGCATTACTGTCATCTTGTAAGTTTCACAAAAATGTAGAGTTAGGAAAATTTGCAGCAGAGAAGATGATATACTTGAAACCAGAGGATCCATCTGCTTATGTTCTTTTGTCAAGCATACATGCAGAATTGGGCATGTGGGATCACAAAGCTCGCTTGCTGAGAATGATGAAAGATAGAGGTGTGAAAAAGGAACCTTCTAGAAGTTGGGTTGAGGACAAGGGCAAAATACATGTATTCTCAGTTGAGGACAAATCCCATCCACAAACACATGAGTTATATATGAAGCTAGAGGAGCTCAAGATGAAAATGATAGAAGCTGGGTACACTCCAGATATAAACTGTGTTCTGCATGATATTGAACAAGAACAAAGAGAATACTCGGTGTTCCACCACAGTGAAAAGTTGGCCGTAGCCTTTGCACTCATCAACATCCCCGAGGGATCACCTATTCGAATTATGAAAAACCTTCGTGTTTGCAGGGATTGTCACACTGCAATGAAGCTGATTTCGCATATTGAGAATCGGCAGATTATACTAAGAGATGCAAACcgttttcatcattttgttgatgggGCCTGTTCTTGTCATGACTACTGGTAG
- the LOC116259638 gene encoding uncharacterized protein LOC116259638: MKDKKQKQSKDSREGEGHEVTGWGAHERKPKSKRPSVASLYLLASPHLITININSDLLALFFLPLPSFHRVCLRLPSLDLTGSPESGPAAFASPAVSRPRASDICAGGSATSNIRYLWSLSLIEVRMGHSCLLHQLPCHFKANSVATRGLSPEWE, encoded by the exons atgaaagacaagaagcagaagcagagcAAGGATTCACGAGAGGGCGAGGGCCATGAGGTAACAG GGTGGGGAGCCCACGAACGTAAGCCCAAGAGCAAACGCCCGAGCGTCGCCTCCCTCTACCTCTTGGCTTCCCCCCACCTCATCACTATAAATATCAACTCCGACCTTCTTGCCCTCTTTTTCCTCCCACTTCCGTCTTTTCACCGCGTCTGCCTCCGACTTCCGTCATTGGATTTGACGGGGTCGCCGGAATCTGGCCCGGCAGCTTTTGCGTCGCCAGCTGTCAGCAGACCTCGAG CTTCAGATATCTGTGCCGGTGGAAGTGCAACATCAAACATCAGATATCTCTGGTCTTTGTCTCTTATTGAAGTG CGGATGGGCCATTCCTGCCTGCTCCATCAACTTCCTTGCCATTTCAAAGCAAACTCTGTTGCTACTCGAGGCTTGTCACCTGAGTGGGAGTGA